The Castellaniella sp. genome includes a window with the following:
- a CDS encoding acyl-CoA dehydrogenase, translated as MTYQVPTQDIRFVLRELADLGGVLALPGYEEVSDDLVDAVLEENARFVEQEIAPLNWAGDTQPAQWHDGAVRTTPGFQAAFQAYAQGGWQGLPHETEFGGQGLPKLVSAPVTESFNAGNLSFSLCPLLTDGVIEALSMVGTPEQKTRFIPPLLEGRWTGTMNLTEPQAGSDLALLNARAVRQDDGSYRISGQKIFITYGDHDLAENIIHLVLARTPDAPKGVKGISLFIVPKFLVQDDGSLGPRNDVYCASLEHKLGIHGSPTAVLLYGSNKGEVGEGAVAYLIGQENRGLEYMFIMMNAARYAVGLQGVAVSERALQHARAYAADRIQGNALEGSSGPVSIDHHPDVARMLGMMRGLTEGARAVAYVAAGYRDKAAHAADPAQQAQAKAIYEYSVPIVKAYSTESSLEVASLGVQVHGGMGFIEETGAAQYYRDARILPIYEGTTAIQANDFIGRKIVRDGGQVALGQIAAMRDTVAALRAAVGEHAQALQHIAQALDDAALAYESAVGFVLAHVREDIRSVFVGSVPCLMLAGTAHAGWQLGRAALAAVAALQSGTTDAYYSRKIATAVQFAVHVLPRAAALNAAVQAGGLANQYAQANQI; from the coding sequence ATGACATATCAGGTTCCTACCCAGGATATCCGTTTCGTTTTGCGTGAACTGGCTGATCTGGGCGGCGTGCTGGCATTGCCCGGCTATGAAGAGGTCTCGGATGACCTCGTGGATGCCGTGCTGGAAGAAAACGCCCGCTTTGTCGAACAAGAAATCGCCCCGCTCAATTGGGCTGGCGATACCCAGCCTGCCCAGTGGCATGATGGCGCAGTACGGACCACACCGGGCTTCCAGGCGGCATTCCAGGCGTATGCTCAAGGCGGTTGGCAGGGCCTGCCCCACGAAACCGAATTTGGCGGCCAGGGTCTGCCAAAGCTAGTGTCCGCCCCCGTGACCGAGAGCTTCAATGCAGGCAATCTCTCATTTTCCTTGTGTCCGCTGCTGACTGACGGGGTGATCGAGGCGCTGTCCATGGTGGGTACGCCTGAACAGAAAACACGTTTTATTCCCCCGCTGCTGGAAGGCCGCTGGACCGGCACCATGAATCTGACCGAGCCTCAGGCCGGGTCGGATCTGGCACTGCTGAATGCTCGTGCAGTGCGCCAGGATGATGGCAGTTATCGCATCAGCGGCCAGAAGATTTTCATTACATACGGCGATCACGACCTGGCTGAGAACATCATCCATCTGGTGTTGGCCCGCACCCCCGATGCCCCCAAGGGCGTCAAGGGAATCTCGTTATTCATCGTGCCTAAGTTTCTAGTGCAGGATGACGGTAGCCTGGGTCCGCGCAACGATGTGTATTGTGCTTCCCTGGAGCATAAGCTGGGCATTCACGGCAGCCCCACTGCAGTGCTGCTGTATGGCTCCAATAAGGGCGAGGTGGGCGAGGGGGCTGTCGCTTATCTGATCGGCCAGGAAAATCGCGGCCTGGAATACATGTTCATCATGATGAATGCCGCCCGGTATGCCGTGGGCCTGCAGGGGGTGGCCGTGTCCGAGCGCGCCTTGCAGCATGCGCGCGCCTATGCTGCCGATCGTATTCAGGGCAATGCGCTGGAAGGCTCAAGTGGCCCAGTGTCCATCGATCATCATCCCGATGTTGCCCGCATGCTGGGCATGATGCGAGGGCTGACCGAAGGCGCGCGGGCGGTGGCCTATGTCGCTGCCGGATATCGCGACAAGGCCGCCCATGCGGCTGATCCGGCCCAGCAGGCACAGGCCAAGGCCATCTATGAATACTCGGTGCCTATCGTCAAGGCCTACTCGACAGAGTCTTCCCTAGAGGTCGCGTCCTTGGGGGTGCAGGTGCATGGCGGCATGGGCTTCATCGAGGAAACCGGCGCCGCGCAGTATTACCGCGATGCCCGCATTCTGCCGATCTACGAGGGCACCACGGCGATCCAGGCCAATGACTTTATCGGTCGCAAGATCGTGCGCGATGGGGGGCAGGTGGCCTTGGGGCAAATTGCGGCGATGCGCGATACCGTGGCTGCGCTACGCGCGGCTGTCGGGGAGCACGCCCAGGCTTTGCAGCATATTGCCCAGGCGCTGGATGATGCCGCTCTGGCCTATGAGTCGGCAGTGGGTTTTGTGTTGGCCCATGTGCGCGAGGACATCCGCAGCGTGTTCGTCGGCAGCGTGCCTTGTCTGATGCTGGCAGGCACGGCCCATGCAGGCTGGCAGTTGGGGCGGGCGGCACTGGCTGCAGTGGCGGCTTTGCAAAGCGGGACGACCGATGCTTATTACAGCCGCAAGATTGCCACTGCCGTACAGTTTGCCGTGCATGTATTGCCGCGTGCGGCCGCGCTGAATGCCGCCGTCCAGGCCGGGGGGCTGGCGAACCAGTATGCACAGGCAAATCAGATATAG
- a CDS encoding electron transfer flavoprotein subunit alpha/FixB family protein: MSILVIAEHDNAQLGASTRNVIAAAAALGGNVDVLVAGLGAQTVADQAAKTASVSKVLLADGPALADGLAENLAAQVLQLAGGYSHILFAATASGKNIAPRVAAKLDVAQISDIIAVESSDTFVRPIYAGNALATVQSTDAKKVITVRTTGFDPVAADGGSAVIETIDAIADSGKSSFVGRELAKSDRPDLTAASVVVSGGRGLGSAENFKLLEALADKLGAALGASRAAVDAGYAPNDWQVGQTGKIVAPQLYIAVGISGAIQHLAGMKDSKVIVAINKDAEAPIFGVADYGLVADLFQAVPELTGAL; the protein is encoded by the coding sequence ATGAGCATTCTGGTTATTGCTGAACACGATAATGCCCAGTTGGGTGCCTCGACCCGCAATGTCATTGCGGCGGCGGCAGCCCTGGGTGGAAATGTCGACGTGCTGGTGGCGGGCTTGGGTGCCCAGACTGTGGCGGATCAGGCTGCCAAGACTGCCTCGGTCAGCAAAGTCCTGTTGGCCGATGGGCCAGCCCTGGCCGATGGCCTGGCCGAAAATCTGGCCGCCCAGGTGCTGCAGTTGGCTGGTGGCTACAGCCACATCTTGTTTGCCGCGACCGCATCCGGCAAGAACATCGCTCCGCGCGTGGCAGCCAAGCTTGATGTGGCCCAGATCTCCGACATTATTGCGGTTGAATCCAGCGATACTTTTGTGCGGCCTATCTATGCCGGCAATGCGCTGGCCACGGTGCAATCTACGGATGCCAAAAAGGTCATCACGGTGCGTACCACCGGCTTTGACCCGGTGGCCGCCGACGGTGGCAGTGCTGTCATCGAGACCATCGACGCCATCGCGGATTCCGGCAAGTCGTCCTTTGTCGGCCGCGAGCTGGCCAAGAGCGATCGCCCGGATCTGACTGCCGCCTCGGTGGTGGTATCCGGTGGCCGGGGTCTGGGCAGCGCAGAGAACTTCAAGCTCCTGGAGGCCTTGGCCGATAAGCTCGGTGCGGCGCTGGGCGCGTCGCGTGCCGCCGTGGATGCAGGTTATGCCCCCAATGACTGGCAGGTGGGCCAGACCGGCAAGATCGTCGCGCCGCAGCTCTACATCGCAGTGGGCATATCTGGTGCTATCCAGCACCTGGCCGGGATGAAGGACTCCAAGGTCATCGTTGCCATCAACAAGGACGCCGAAGCACCCATTTTCGGGGTGGCTGATTATGGTCTGGTGGCTGACTTGTTCCAGGCAGTGCCCGAACTTACCGGCGCACTGTAA
- a CDS encoding electron transfer flavoprotein subunit beta/FixA family protein, translated as MKVLVPVKRVVDFNVKVRVKSDHTGVDIANVKMSMNPFDEIAVEEAVRLKEKGVVTEVVAVSCGVTQCQETLRTAMAIGADRGILVQDDAELQPLAVAKILAALAQKEQPQLVILGKQAIDDDANQTGQMLAALLDWPQATNASQVEVQDGRVQVIREVDGGLETLSLALPAVITTDLRLNEPRYVTLPNIMKAKKKPLETVTPADLQVNAAPRLKTLKVTEPPSRSAGVVVPDVATLVDKLKNEAKVV; from the coding sequence ATGAAGGTCCTGGTACCGGTCAAGCGCGTCGTAGACTTCAACGTCAAAGTACGCGTCAAATCTGATCACACTGGCGTGGATATTGCCAATGTCAAAATGTCCATGAACCCCTTTGACGAAATTGCCGTCGAAGAAGCTGTCCGCCTCAAGGAAAAAGGCGTGGTCACCGAAGTCGTGGCCGTGTCCTGCGGGGTGACTCAATGTCAGGAAACCCTGCGTACCGCCATGGCCATTGGGGCCGATCGCGGCATCCTGGTCCAGGACGATGCGGAGCTTCAGCCGCTGGCCGTGGCCAAGATCCTGGCGGCACTGGCCCAAAAAGAGCAGCCCCAGTTGGTGATTTTGGGCAAGCAGGCCATCGATGATGACGCCAATCAGACCGGCCAGATGCTGGCCGCCTTGCTGGATTGGCCGCAGGCTACCAATGCCAGCCAGGTCGAAGTCCAGGATGGCCGTGTCCAGGTCATCCGCGAGGTCGATGGCGGCCTGGAAACCCTCAGCCTGGCCTTGCCTGCGGTGATTACCACGGATCTGCGCCTGAACGAGCCGCGCTACGTGACGCTGCCCAACATCATGAAGGCCAAGAAAAAACCCCTGGAGACCGTCACGCCGGCGGATCTGCAGGTCAATGCCGCGCCGCGCCTCAAGACCCTCAAGGTCACCGAGCCGCCTAGCCGCTCGGCAGGCGTGGTTGTGCCGGATGTGGCAACGTTGGTCGATAAACTGAAAAACGAAGCGAAGGTGGTGTAA
- a CDS encoding histone deacetylase family protein — METLYITHPACRLHEMGDWHPESPSRLDAVSDQLVASGLMGFLMPQQARSAQPEDVLRIHTPDYLDFLRRHSPAEGYFPVDPDTVMNSHTLDAAWAAAGAGLTALDEILTGQAKTAFCAIRPPGHHARPSQALGFCFFNNIAIAARYAQDCYGLDRVAIVDFDVHHGNGTEEVFVHDERVMMCSFYQYPLFPDTRQENVGPNMINVPVDAYSDGQVVRDIVTARWLPALRRFQPQLVLISAGFDAHREDDMGSLKLVEADYAWITQRLVEVADESAQGRIVSFLEGGYDLSSLGRSAVAHVRALGGY, encoded by the coding sequence ATGGAGACGCTATATATTACTCATCCCGCCTGCCGCCTGCATGAAATGGGCGACTGGCATCCGGAATCCCCCTCGCGCCTGGATGCGGTATCCGATCAATTGGTCGCCAGCGGTTTGATGGGGTTTTTGATGCCACAGCAGGCGCGTTCAGCACAGCCTGAGGATGTGCTGCGGATACACACGCCTGATTATCTGGATTTTTTACGTCGGCACTCCCCTGCTGAAGGCTATTTTCCGGTTGATCCAGATACCGTGATGAATTCGCACACACTGGATGCCGCCTGGGCCGCTGCGGGGGCGGGCTTGACCGCCCTGGACGAAATCCTGACGGGGCAGGCCAAGACGGCCTTTTGCGCCATACGTCCCCCAGGCCATCATGCCCGACCAAGCCAGGCGCTGGGGTTTTGCTTTTTCAACAATATCGCGATTGCCGCGCGCTATGCCCAGGATTGCTATGGGCTTGATCGTGTCGCCATCGTTGATTTTGATGTACACCATGGCAATGGCACCGAAGAAGTTTTTGTGCACGATGAACGTGTCATGATGTGCAGTTTTTATCAATACCCGCTGTTTCCTGACACCCGCCAGGAAAACGTTGGGCCCAACATGATCAATGTGCCTGTGGATGCCTATTCGGATGGTCAGGTCGTGCGCGATATCGTCACCGCTCGCTGGTTGCCGGCCTTGCGCCGATTTCAGCCACAGCTGGTTCTGATTTCCGCAGGATTCGATGCCCACCGAGAGGACGACATGGGCAGCCTGAAACTGGTCGAGGCCGATTACGCCTGGATCACCCAACGCCTGGTCGAGGTCGCTGACGAGTCTGCTCAAGGGCGGATCGTCAGCTTCCTGGAAGGCGGTTATGACCTGTCTTCCCTGGGACGCAGCGCGGTGGCGCATGTGCGGGCGCTGGGGGGTTACTAG
- the mltB gene encoding lytic murein transglycosylase B encodes MFAEIQAFARQTAADQQIPESQVEALLRNARYNETAVRLMTPPSRSGRIRRAWQSYRQRHVDPIRTRRGVAFWQDHRQTLDQVSARTGVPPSILVAIIGIETVYGQYTGDYRVLDTLTTLGFRYPDPKRPERQAMFRQQLADLILLDHQGQLDAYTVEGSFAGAMGLPQFMPGSLMRYAADGDGDGRIDLANNVDDAIASVGRFLQLHGWVRDVPVFAPVRLPERVAPLLQEGLAPTTDWTRLQAAGAQALPGRRNSHWEAQPLGVIDLQDEIRGTHDYRTVTPNFFAITHYNRSYFYAASVAELAHEIADRVGYGDPDSLN; translated from the coding sequence TTGTTCGCTGAAATCCAGGCTTTTGCCCGCCAGACCGCAGCTGACCAACAAATCCCGGAAAGCCAGGTAGAGGCGTTGTTGCGCAATGCGCGCTACAACGAAACCGCCGTACGTTTGATGACGCCCCCCTCTCGCAGCGGCCGCATCCGTCGTGCCTGGCAAAGCTACCGCCAACGCCATGTGGACCCCATCCGCACCCGCCGGGGGGTGGCTTTCTGGCAGGACCACCGCCAGACACTAGATCAGGTCAGCGCCCGCACCGGGGTGCCACCATCCATTCTGGTGGCCATTATTGGCATCGAAACCGTCTATGGCCAATACACCGGCGACTACCGGGTGCTGGATACCCTGACGACACTGGGCTTTCGTTATCCAGACCCGAAGCGCCCCGAGCGACAGGCCATGTTTCGCCAGCAACTGGCCGACCTGATTCTGCTGGACCATCAGGGACAGTTGGACGCATACACGGTCGAGGGCTCTTTTGCAGGGGCCATGGGTTTGCCGCAATTCATGCCCGGCAGCCTGATGCGCTACGCTGCCGACGGCGACGGCGATGGCCGAATCGACCTGGCCAACAATGTGGATGATGCGATTGCCTCGGTGGGGCGTTTCTTGCAGTTGCACGGCTGGGTACGCGATGTGCCGGTATTCGCGCCTGTCAGGCTGCCTGAGCGCGTCGCCCCCTTGTTGCAGGAAGGCCTGGCGCCCACCACGGATTGGACGCGCCTGCAGGCCGCAGGGGCCCAGGCCCTGCCGGGGCGACGCAACAGCCACTGGGAAGCCCAGCCCTTAGGGGTGATCGATTTGCAGGATGAAATCCGGGGCACCCACGATTACCGCACAGTAACGCCGAATTTCTTTGCCATTACGCACTACAACCGCAGCTATTTCTATGCCGCATCGGTGGCCGAGCTGGCCCACGAGATCGCTGATCGTGTCGGTTATGGTGATCCTGACAGCTTAAATTGA
- the cysM gene encoding cysteine synthase CysM, which yields MKTYPTIEDIVGSTPLVRLQRVPGDAGDTRGNVILAKLEGNNPAGSVKDRAALSMIRQAEQRGDIRPGDTLIEATSGNTGIALAMAAAVRGYRMILLMPDNSSQERCAAMTAYGAQLILTPADQGGMEYARDKALQMQSDGLGVVLDQFSNEDNPRAHRETTGPEIWEQTDGQVTHFVSAMGTTGTIMGVGDYLRSRNPAIQVIGAQPADGAHIPGIRKWPEAYQPSIYRPDQINAFQPISQDQAEAMARRLAAEEGIFGGISSAGAAVAALRVAATVRDATIVFIVCDRGDRYLSTGVFG from the coding sequence ATGAAAACCTACCCCACTATTGAAGACATTGTCGGCTCCACTCCCCTGGTGCGCCTGCAGCGTGTGCCAGGGGATGCCGGAGATACGCGCGGCAATGTCATTCTGGCAAAACTCGAAGGCAATAACCCGGCAGGCTCTGTCAAGGACCGTGCTGCGCTCAGCATGATCCGCCAGGCCGAGCAGCGTGGCGACATTCGTCCTGGCGATACCTTGATCGAGGCCACCAGCGGCAATACCGGTATTGCACTGGCCATGGCCGCTGCAGTGCGTGGATACCGCATGATTCTGCTGATGCCGGACAACTCGTCCCAAGAGCGCTGTGCTGCCATGACCGCCTATGGGGCGCAGCTGATCCTGACGCCCGCCGATCAGGGCGGGATGGAATATGCCCGTGATAAGGCCTTGCAGATGCAGTCCGATGGCCTGGGCGTGGTGCTGGACCAGTTTTCCAATGAAGACAACCCGCGCGCGCACCGCGAAACCACCGGCCCGGAAATCTGGGAGCAGACGGATGGCCAGGTCACGCACTTTGTCAGTGCCATGGGCACCACCGGCACCATCATGGGGGTCGGAGACTATCTGCGCTCGCGCAATCCAGCGATCCAGGTGATTGGCGCCCAGCCAGCCGATGGGGCGCATATTCCCGGCATCCGCAAATGGCCTGAAGCCTATCAGCCCAGTATCTATCGCCCGGATCAGATCAACGCTTTCCAGCCGATCAGCCAAGACCAGGCTGAGGCCATGGCGCGTCGCTTGGCTGCCGAGGAAGGCATTTTTGGCGGTATATCCTCGGCGGGTGCAGCCGTGGCCGCCTTGCGGGTAGCGGCGACGGTGCGCGATGCCACGATTGTTTTTATTGTCTGCGATCGAGGCGACCGCTACCTGTCCACTGGCGTGTTCGGCTGA
- a CDS encoding ComEA family DNA-binding protein: protein MNPFLHDTVARPSAPTGIAGSRGRAMPASLVYALVKARAKKSPYPSPAVCLSRVLGVAGLAAMAAWAGAVGAVDLNTATLDQLRGIRGIGPKTAQIILEERTRGGSYVSFADLSDRVRGIGPRRAQALQSAGLTIDGGGSRLSGQGKQAANQVADDALLSKPRR, encoded by the coding sequence ATGAACCCGTTTTTGCATGATACGGTGGCCCGCCCTTCAGCCCCGACCGGTATCGCCGGATCGCGGGGTCGGGCTATGCCCGCATCGCTGGTGTACGCCTTGGTCAAGGCGCGCGCCAAAAAATCTCCTTATCCGTCTCCCGCTGTGTGCCTGTCGCGGGTATTAGGCGTTGCCGGATTGGCTGCCATGGCCGCCTGGGCGGGGGCTGTCGGTGCGGTGGATCTGAATACCGCTACCTTGGATCAACTGCGCGGCATCCGGGGCATTGGCCCAAAAACCGCCCAGATCATTCTGGAGGAACGCACCCGTGGCGGCAGCTATGTTTCATTTGCTGATTTGTCGGATCGAGTGCGCGGCATAGGTCCGCGTCGCGCCCAGGCGTTGCAATCCGCCGGCTTGACCATCGACGGGGGTGGAAGCCGTTTGTCTGGTCAGGGTAAACAGGCCGCCAATCAGGTCGCCGACGATGCACTGCTTTCAAAGCCCAGGCGCTAG
- the rfaD gene encoding ADP-glyceromanno-heptose 6-epimerase, with protein MIVVTGAAGFIGSNLVRGLNARGIFNILAVDDLTDGDKFRNLVDLQIADYLHKDEFRQQVTSGQLQRPEAIFHQGACSDTTERDGHFMMDNNFRVTLELFEYCQVREVPFIYASSAAVYGAGPRYLEDPANESPLNVYGYSKLLFDQVLRRRMGRLTAQVVGLRYFNVYGAREQHKGRMASVAFHNMNQFVEQGHVRLFGGWDGYPDGGQQRDFVFIDDVVRVNLHFLDHPEVSGVFNCGTGRAQPFNDVAQSVVNSLRVHQGQLALPLAELVGAGQLRYIPFPEDLKGRYQSHTQADLAQLRAAGYDHPFCDVQTGVNAYVQRLLDGGQLRV; from the coding sequence ATGATCGTGGTTACTGGCGCGGCCGGCTTTATCGGCAGCAACCTGGTGCGAGGCCTGAATGCCCGGGGTATCTTTAATATTTTGGCGGTCGATGACCTGACCGATGGCGATAAATTTCGCAATCTGGTGGATCTGCAGATTGCCGACTATCTGCATAAGGACGAATTTCGCCAGCAGGTGACCAGTGGCCAGTTGCAGCGCCCCGAGGCAATTTTCCATCAGGGAGCCTGTTCGGACACCACCGAGCGCGATGGGCACTTCATGATGGACAATAATTTTCGGGTCACGCTCGAACTCTTTGAATACTGCCAGGTGCGCGAAGTTCCCTTTATCTACGCATCGTCTGCCGCAGTCTATGGCGCCGGGCCGCGCTATCTTGAAGATCCTGCCAACGAGTCCCCACTCAATGTTTACGGCTATTCAAAACTGCTGTTCGATCAGGTGCTGCGCCGCCGAATGGGGCGTCTGACCGCCCAGGTCGTGGGCCTGCGCTATTTTAATGTCTATGGTGCGCGGGAGCAGCACAAAGGCCGCATGGCCTCGGTTGCGTTCCATAATATGAATCAGTTCGTCGAACAAGGCCATGTGCGCCTGTTTGGGGGCTGGGATGGCTACCCCGATGGCGGTCAGCAGCGCGACTTTGTCTTTATTGATGATGTGGTCCGGGTCAACCTGCATTTCCTGGATCATCCAGAAGTCTCCGGCGTGTTCAACTGCGGCACAGGCAGGGCACAACCCTTCAATGATGTGGCGCAGTCCGTGGTCAACAGCCTGCGTGTCCACCAGGGGCAGTTGGCCCTGCCATTGGCAGAGTTGGTCGGGGCAGGGCAGTTGCGTTATATCCCTTTTCCGGAAGACCTCAAGGGTCGTTACCAAAGCCACACTCAGGCCGATTTGGCCCAGTTGCGGGCGGCAGGCTACGACCATCCGTTCTGTGATGTGCAAACCGGGGTCAACGCCTATGTGCAGCGCCTGCTGGATGGTGGCCAGTTGCGCGTCTGA
- the rfaE1 gene encoding D-glycero-beta-D-manno-heptose-7-phosphate kinase yields the protein MSPFPSLAIRAARILVVGDIMLDRYWFGEVERISPEAPVPVVRVARREDRLGGAANVARNIAALGAQVGLLGIIGADEAGAQVRALLRDAGVHDGLVEDPSGMDTTLKMRVLGRQQQLLRVDFEQSPGPVALTALQDKLQACLADYDLLVLSDYAKGALSQVEHLIQAARQVGLPILVDPKGHRYKRYVGATLVTPNRSEMQDAVGRWESEDDLTQRAQALRQELSLEALLITRSEQGMTLYTQAGRQHVDALAHEVFDVSGAGDTVLATLAAVRAAGLGWFDSMAWANRAGGIVVGKLGTSIVTAQELSS from the coding sequence ATGAGTCCGTTTCCGTCTTTGGCTATTCGGGCCGCACGGATTCTTGTGGTCGGCGACATCATGCTGGATCGCTATTGGTTTGGCGAGGTCGAGCGCATCTCGCCCGAAGCGCCTGTGCCGGTGGTGCGGGTTGCCCGACGTGAAGATCGTCTGGGCGGCGCAGCCAACGTCGCGCGCAATATCGCCGCGCTGGGCGCCCAGGTGGGGTTGCTGGGCATTATCGGTGCTGACGAGGCCGGCGCCCAGGTGCGGGCTTTGCTGCGTGATGCCGGCGTGCATGATGGCTTGGTCGAAGACCCTTCTGGCATGGACACCACCCTGAAGATGCGCGTGCTGGGGCGCCAGCAGCAGCTGTTGCGGGTGGATTTTGAACAAAGCCCCGGACCAGTTGCCTTGACAGCCTTACAAGACAAGTTGCAAGCCTGCCTGGCGGATTATGATTTGCTGGTGCTGTCCGATTATGCCAAAGGCGCTTTGTCTCAGGTAGAACACCTGATCCAGGCAGCCCGTCAGGTCGGTTTGCCGATTCTGGTCGACCCCAAGGGCCATCGCTATAAACGCTACGTCGGGGCGACGCTGGTCACGCCCAACCGCAGCGAGATGCAGGACGCTGTTGGCCGCTGGGAATCCGAGGACGATCTCACCCAGCGCGCCCAGGCGCTGCGCCAGGAACTCTCCCTGGAGGCGCTGTTGATCACGCGTTCCGAACAGGGCATGACTCTGTATACCCAGGCGGGGCGCCAGCATGTGGATGCCCTGGCGCACGAAGTCTTCGATGTATCGGGAGCGGGGGATACGGTGCTGGCGACGCTGGCCGCTGTCCGGGCTGCGGGGCTGGGCTGGTTTGATTCCATGGCTTGGGCCAACCGAGCCGGCGGCATCGTGGTCGGCAAGCTCGGCACATCCATTGTTACTGCACAGGAGCTCTCCTCATGA
- the lapB gene encoding lipopolysaccharide assembly protein LapB, translated as MDFETWWLIFVPVLFGLGWIAARFDFRQMLSETRALPDSYFKGLNFLLNEEPDRAIDAFIEVAKLDPETTELHFALGSLFRRRGEIERAIRVHQSLLSRQDLPQTDRENAQLALAQDFFKAGMLDRAEQGFQAIVHTRHAQEAIRALIRIYESEHDWLRAIETVQQLHGRADEAVPQLCHYHCERAQAMLAASSVDVQAVAAALDAAENAARQNGATPAAETRIRLLRAQLAAQSGDLDAQRLQLLDVLKIAPEYAGLVAQSLLDCYVALGRAADGLAVLQAQYQQLPTLDLFNVVFRALRAQQGADPAWAYGRQALQAHPSLLGLDRLLEVELTQDAGPSARQSIVPGADLGLLRSLIHKHTQRLDRYACSQCGFEARRYYWQCPGCNAWETYRPRRLEEIR; from the coding sequence GTGGACTTCGAAACTTGGTGGCTGATCTTTGTTCCCGTGCTTTTTGGCCTGGGCTGGATTGCAGCCCGTTTTGATTTCAGGCAGATGCTGTCCGAAACCAGGGCCTTGCCGGATTCCTACTTCAAAGGCCTGAATTTCCTGCTCAACGAGGAACCCGACCGCGCCATTGATGCATTCATCGAGGTCGCCAAGCTGGACCCCGAAACCACCGAGCTGCATTTCGCCCTGGGCAGCCTATTTCGCCGTCGCGGCGAAATCGAGCGCGCTATCCGAGTCCATCAAAGCTTGCTCTCGCGCCAGGATTTGCCGCAGACCGACCGCGAAAACGCCCAATTGGCCCTGGCCCAGGACTTTTTTAAGGCGGGTATGCTGGATCGCGCTGAACAAGGGTTCCAGGCCATTGTGCATACCCGGCATGCCCAGGAGGCCATTCGTGCCCTGATCCGGATTTACGAATCCGAGCACGATTGGCTGCGCGCCATCGAGACAGTTCAGCAACTGCATGGGCGTGCCGACGAGGCCGTGCCGCAGCTGTGTCACTATCATTGCGAAAGAGCCCAGGCCATGCTGGCCGCCAGTTCCGTGGATGTCCAGGCCGTGGCTGCAGCCCTGGATGCGGCGGAGAACGCCGCACGCCAGAATGGCGCCACGCCTGCCGCCGAGACGCGGATTCGCCTGCTGCGTGCCCAACTGGCTGCTCAATCGGGCGATCTGGATGCCCAGCGCCTGCAGTTGCTGGATGTGCTGAAGATCGCGCCGGAATATGCTGGCCTGGTTGCCCAGTCCTTGCTGGACTGCTACGTGGCGCTGGGACGGGCCGCTGATGGCTTGGCTGTGTTGCAGGCCCAATACCAGCAGTTACCCACGCTGGATCTTTTCAATGTGGTGTTCCGCGCCTTGCGGGCTCAGCAGGGGGCCGATCCCGCCTGGGCCTATGGCCGCCAGGCGCTGCAGGCCCATCCTTCGCTGCTGGGGCTGGATCGTCTCCTCGAGGTCGAGCTTACCCAGGATGCGGGCCCTTCTGCCCGCCAGTCCATTGTTCCAGGGGCTGATCTTGGGTTGCTGCGCAGTCTTATCCACAAACACACCCAACGACTGGACCGCTATGCTTGCAGCCAATGTGGCTTCGAGGCCCGCCGTTACTATTGGCAGTGCCCAGGTTGCAATGCCTGGGAAACCTACCGGCCACGCCGTCTGGAGGAAATTCGATGA